The genomic region CTGGGCCGAGTACAGCATCAAGTACTGAGCCCTCGCACCAGCAAGACCCGGTGACGAAACCGGCCGGTCCCGCACTGCGGGACCGGCCGTTCGTCGTCTCCGGGTCGGCTCAGGAGCCGGGGTCGTGCGGGCCGAGCTCGGGGGTCTCGGGCTGCGGCTCGGGCTCCGGGGGCGTCTCGTGGTCGATGGCCGCGGCATCCTCGGCGAGCACGATCGGCTCCGGCACCCCGGCGGTGATCCGGGTCCCGTCGGCGCGCCGGCCGCCGGTCTGCGGGCGGTCGCCGAGCAGGCCGTCGATGCGCGGCCCCTGGCCCTCCAGCGGGACCCGGACCGGGCTGTCGAGGGTGACCGAGTAGCGCTCGCCGCGCACCCGGACCCGCACCTCCGGCTCGTTCGCCTCGGTGACCGTGAACGTGATCGACTCCTGGTCCAGCTCGACCCGCATCCGGGACCCGCGCCAGGCCAGGGAGAAGCGGATGGCGCCCCACCCGTCGGGCAGGCGCGGGTCGAAGCGCAGCCGGCCGTTGCGGTCGCCCAGGCCGGCGAACCCGAAGACCAGGGCGCTCCAGACGCCGCCGGCCGAGGCGATGTGCAGGCCGTCGACGGTGTTGCCGTGCAGGTCCCCGAGGTCGACGTAGAGGGCGTCGTGGAAGTAGTCCATGGCGACCTCGTGGTAGCCGACCTCCGCCGCCACGATCGACTGCACCACCGCGGAGAGCGTGGAGTCACCGGTCGTGATCGGGTCGTAGTACTCGAAGTTGGCCCGTTTCTGGTCCAGCGAGAACCGGTCGCCCTGCAGGAACATCGCCAGCACCACGTCGGCCTGCTTGAGCACCTGGAACCGGTAGATCACCAGCGGGTGGTAGTGCAGCATCAGCGGACGCAGCTCCTGGGGGGTCCGGGAGAGGTCCCAGACCTCCCGGTCCAGGAAGAAGTCGTCCTGGGGGTGGATGCCCAGTCCCGCGTCGAACGGGATCGCCATCCCGGCCGCGCAGCGGCGCCACTGCTCGACCTCCTCGGGGTGCAGGTCGACCCGGCTCACCAGCCGTTCGTACGCCTCCGGGTAGCGCTCCCGGATGCGCTCCACGACGAGGGCCGCCCGCTCGAGGTTGTAGCGGGCCATCACGTTCGTGAACAGGTTGTTGTTGACGACAGTCGTGTACTCGTCGGGCCCGGTGACCCCGTGGATGTGGAAGGACGGCGTGCCGTTGCTGCGCCAGAAGCCCAGCTCGGCCCACATCCGCGCGGTCTCGACCAGCAGGTCGGCCCCGTCGCGCAGCATGAAGCCCAGGTCGTTCGTCGCCCCGACGTACTGGACCAGCGCGTAGGCGATGTCGGCGTTGATGTGCATCTGGGCGCTGCCCGCCGCGTAGTACGCCGAGGCCTCCTCGCCGTTGATCGTGCGCCACGGGAAGAGCGCCCCGGTCTGGGCCATCTCGCGGGCCCGGGTGCGGGCCGCCGGCAGCATCCGGGTCCGGAAGTGCATCAGGTTGCGGGCCACGTTGGGCTGGGTGTAGGTCAGGAACGGCGCCACGTAGATCTCGGAGTCCCAGAAGTAGTGGCCCTCGTAGCCCGACCCGGTGACCCCCTTGGCCGGCACGCCCTGGCGGTCCGCCCGCGCGCTGGCCTGGGCCAGCGAGAACAGGTTGAAGCGGATCGCCTGCTGGATCCCGGCGCCGGCGTCGACCTCGACGTCGCTGGTGGCCCAGAACCGGTCGTACCACTCCCGCTGCTCGGCACGGTAGTGCTCCGGCGTGTGCCGCCGGGCCCGGTCCAGGGTCCGGTCGCAGCGGTCGGCGAGCTCGCGGACCGGGACCCCGCGCGAGGTGTGGTAGGCCACCATCTTGTCCAGCCGCACCGTCCGGCCCTGCCCGGCCTCGACGCGGAGGATCAGCTTGGCCTGGTCCTCGTCGCCGCGCACGACCGTCTCGACCTCGTCGGCGGTGTCGATGCGGTGGTCGGCGGCGACGGCGATCGTCATCTGCGACCGGGCGCACTGGTAGCCCAGCAGCATCCGGTCGTCGCGGACGTAGGAGAGCCGGGGGAGCAGCACCCGTTCGTCGAACATCGCCGCCTTGCGCGGGTCGGTTCCCTCGCCCATCGCGGCGTGCGGCACGTGGTACTCGTCCTCGCCGTCCTGCCGGTTCAGCAGCTGCGAGGAGATGACGATCGGCACGTCGGCGTCCAACGGGGTCACCTCGAGGCTGAGCACCGCGAGGTGACGCTGGGCCATCGAGACCATCCGGCTGGACTCGACCAGCACCCGGTTGCCCGACGGCGTGCGCCACACCAGGCGGCGGCGCAGCACGCCGTCGCGGAAGTCCAGGCTGCGCTCGTAGTCCTCGAGGTCGGCGGAGCCGAGGATCAGCGGCTCGTCGTCGACGTAGAGCTTCATCAGCTTGGAGTCCGGGGCGTTGACGATGGTCTGGCCGGTGCGGGCGAACCCGAAGGCCGCCTCGGCGTGCCGGATCGGCCAGGTCTCGTGGAAGCCGTTGATGAAGGTGCCGTGCGCGTAGGCGTTGCGGCCCTCCTCGGGATTGCCGCGGAAGCCGAGGTAGCCGTTGCCGACGCTGAAGAGCGTCTCGGTCGTGCCGAGGTCCTCGGGGTCGTAGGAGGTCTCGACGAGCCGCCACGGGTCGATGGGGAAGCGGCCGCTGTTCAGCGGGCGGCGCAGGTGGGTGCGGCGGTTCACGACGACCTCCCGGGCACCAGCTCGGCCAGGTCGGCGACGACGACGCCGGCACCGGCCTCGCGCAGCACCTCGACACCGGCGCCCCGGTCCACGCCGATCACCAGGCCGAAGCCGCCAGCGGCGCCGGCCCGGACCCCGGAGACCGCGTCCTCGAGGACCACGCTCTTGGGGGCGCTCGCACCGAGAGCCTGCGCGGCGTGGGTGAAGGTGTCCGGCGCCGGCTTGCCCGGCAGTCCGAGCTCCCCGGCCACCCGGCCGTCGACGACCGTCGCGAACCGGTCGGCGAGCCCCGCGGCGCGCAGCACCGCCGGGGCGTTGGCCGAGGACGAGACGACGGCCAGCGGCATCCCCAGGCTCCGCAGGTGGTCCAGGAGCAGCACCGAGCCCGGGAACGCCGTGACGCCGTCCCGCTCGAGGACGGCGTTGAAGGCCTCGTTCTTGCGGTTGCCCAGGCCCCGGACGGTGGTCTCCTCGGCCGGGTCGTCGCTGCTTCCCTCGGGCAGCACGATGCCGCGGGAGGCGAGGAAGTCGCGGACCCCGTCGTAGCGCGGCTTGCCGTCCACGTGGGCGAAGTAGTCGGCGTCGGTGTACGGCGTCAGGTCGGCCGTCGGCGCCAGCACCGGCGCGTCGTGGGTCAGGAACGCGTTGAACATCTCCGCCCACGCCCGCATGTGGACCTCCGCGGTCGGCGTCACGACGCCGTCGAGGTCGAAGAGGGCGGCACGGTAGGCGGTCCAGTCCACCAGGTCAGCTCCGGTCTGCATTCCACGAGGCTAGGGGTCGGACAGGCTTTATGGTGGATCCCGTGCCGGGCCGTCGCCGAGCCGTCGTCGCCGGGGCGCTGCTCGGCGTGAGCATCGCCACGGGACTCACGGCTGCCGGCTGCGCCGACGAGGGCGCTGGCACCGGCCCGGACCAGACAGCTCTCCCCGACGGGCTCACCGCCTTCGTCGACCAGTCCCGGGTGCAGCGCCAGGGCCGGACGGTCTTCGTCCGGCTGATCAACGACACCGGGCAGCGGGTCACGGTGACGCAGGCGGTCGTGGGCTCGCCGCGGTTCCCCGAGCGCACCTGGACGGGGGAGAAGTCCTTCGTGAACGAGGCCGACCTGGAGTTCGAGCTGCCGCCCGGGCGCTGCGGCCGGGGTTCGGACGCGACGGTGCGGCTGACGTACCGCCTCGACGACGGGCCCGAGCGGGTCTCCACCACCACCGCGCGCGACCGGTACGGCGCGATCGGCCTGTTCCTGGCCCGCGACTGCGCCGAGGCCACCCTGGCCGAGGCGGCCGACGTCGAGGTCGGCGAGCCGTCGGTGACCGGACGGGGGCGGGGCGCGGTCTTCGAGCTGCCGGTCCGCTTCGTGCCTACCGGCGAGCGCGCGGACGTGGCGTTCGCCGGGTTCGAGGACACCGTGCTGTTCCGCAACGCCCCCCGGTCACCGACGGCCGGCGGAGAGCCGGTGCCGGTGACGGGGGAGCCGGTGCGGGTGGTGCTTCGGCTGGTGCCGGCCCGGTGCGACCCGCACGCGCTGGCCGAGGACAAGGTCGGCACGCTGGTCGGGGTCCGGGTCGACGCCCCCGAGCTGCCGCCGGGCTCGTCGTACTACCTGCCCCTCGGGGAGCCGGACCGGTCCGCGCTGCGCGGGTTCTTCGCCGTGCACTGCGGCCTGTGAGGAGCCGGCCGGGTCAGTGGCCCTGCGGAGGCCGGCCGCCCCCGCCGCGGCGGGACCGGACCTGCGACTGCACCCGGTCCACCGCGCTCTTGATGCGCTGCTGGTTCTGCGGCTTGCGCGACTCGTCATAGACCTTCTTGACGATCCCGAGCGTGGCTGCCTTCTTGAAGATTCCCATGCCCGCGCCGGTACCCAGCCGGCGGCCGGACGCACCCCCGACGTTTCGGGCGGGCCGCCCGGGGGGCAGGGTGGCCGTGACGCGAGCGTGCGCACAGACCGGTGGGCAGGCGGACGCGTCGCTACGAGAGGGAACACACGTGAAGAGAATCGGGACGTTGGCCGCGACTGCTGTACTCGGCGCCACCTTGCTGACCGGTTGCGGCGGCGGCACCGACGCCTACTGCGACAGCCTCGACGACGCCCAGGGCAAGTTCTCGGCGCTCAACGACGCCGACGCCTCGGCGCTCGAGGACTTCAAGAACGCCGCCGAGGACCTCGAGGGCGACGCGCCGGACGAGGTCAAGGACGACTGGGGCGTGATCAACTCCGCCTACGACGACCTCGAGAAGAGCCTGGACGAGGCCGGCCTGACCTTCACCGACCTGGAGAAGATCAGCGAGGGCGAGATGCCCGAGGACCTCGACGAGGAGGCGCTGACCAAGCTCGGCGAGAGCATGAACGACTTCGGTGGCGACGACCTGGAGAAGGCCGGCGAGGACATCTCCAAGCACGCCAAGGACGAGTGCGACATCGACCTCGACGCGAGCTGAGCAACCCTCGATCCCCGTCCCGGACTCGACCGGGACGGGGATCGTGCCGTCCGGCTACACTGGCTGGGCCCGTCGGCCCCCACCTGAACAGGATCCTTCCGAGCACCCATGGACGGCTCTCAAAGTAGCCCGCTCTCCCCGCCGGGAGAGCCCGCATGATCACGTCACTCCTCCTGCTCGCCCTCGCGCTCCTGCTGGTCCTCGCCTGCGGTGTCTTCGTGGCCGCCGAGTTCGCGTTGGTGACCGTCGACCGCAACAAGGTGGAGCAGGCCGCGGAGGCCGGCGACCCCGGCGCCCAGGGCGTCCGGGTGGCGCTGCGCCAGCTCTCGACCCAGCTCTCCGGCGCCCAGATCGGGATCACGGTGACGAACCTCGGCATCGGGTTCCTGGCCGAGCCCGCGATCGCGGGCCTGATCCGAGACCCGCTGAGCGCGCTCGGCACTCCCGACTCTGCCGTCAGTCCGATCGCGGTGGCCCTGGGCCTGGTGATCAGCACGGTGCTGACGATGCTCTTCGGTGAGCTGGTGCCCAAGAACCTCGCGATCGCGCTGCCGCTGCGGACGGCCCGAGCGACCCAGCGCACCATGCGGCTGTTCACCGCCGTGAACAAGATCCCGATCCGGATCCTCAACGGCGCCGCCAACGCGCTGGTGCGCCGCCTCGGCATCGAGCCGCAGGAGGAGCTCCGCTCGGCCCGCAGCTCCCAGGAGCTGACCTCGCTGATCCAGCGCTCGGCCGACGAGGGCACGCTGGACATGGAGACCGCGGAGCTGATGGAGCGCTCGGTGGAGTTCGGCACCCGCACCGCGGGGGAGATCATGACCCCGCGGGTGCGCACCCGCAGCCTCGAGGCGACCGAGCGCGCCAGCGCCGTCATCGACCTGGCCCGCCAGACCGGCCACTCCCGCTTCCCGGTCCTCGACGCCGACAACGTCGTCGTCGGCACCGTGCACGTCAAGGCCGCCGTCGCGCTGCCGCTGCACGAGCGCGCCACCACCCGGGTCAAGCACCTGATGGTCAAGCCGACAGTCGTGCCGGACTCGCTGCGCCTGGACCCGCTGCTCTCGCTGCTGCGCGCCGACGGGTTCCAGATGGCAGTCGTCCTCGACGAGTACGGCGGGCACGCGGGGATCGTGACGCTCGAGGACGTCATCGAGGAG from Nocardioides pantholopis harbors:
- a CDS encoding glycoside hydrolase family 65 protein — translated: MNRRTHLRRPLNSGRFPIDPWRLVETSYDPEDLGTTETLFSVGNGYLGFRGNPEEGRNAYAHGTFINGFHETWPIRHAEAAFGFARTGQTIVNAPDSKLMKLYVDDEPLILGSADLEDYERSLDFRDGVLRRRLVWRTPSGNRVLVESSRMVSMAQRHLAVLSLEVTPLDADVPIVISSQLLNRQDGEDEYHVPHAAMGEGTDPRKAAMFDERVLLPRLSYVRDDRMLLGYQCARSQMTIAVAADHRIDTADEVETVVRGDEDQAKLILRVEAGQGRTVRLDKMVAYHTSRGVPVRELADRCDRTLDRARRHTPEHYRAEQREWYDRFWATSDVEVDAGAGIQQAIRFNLFSLAQASARADRQGVPAKGVTGSGYEGHYFWDSEIYVAPFLTYTQPNVARNLMHFRTRMLPAARTRAREMAQTGALFPWRTINGEEASAYYAAGSAQMHINADIAYALVQYVGATNDLGFMLRDGADLLVETARMWAELGFWRSNGTPSFHIHGVTGPDEYTTVVNNNLFTNVMARYNLERAALVVERIRERYPEAYERLVSRVDLHPEEVEQWRRCAAGMAIPFDAGLGIHPQDDFFLDREVWDLSRTPQELRPLMLHYHPLVIYRFQVLKQADVVLAMFLQGDRFSLDQKRANFEYYDPITTGDSTLSAVVQSIVAAEVGYHEVAMDYFHDALYVDLGDLHGNTVDGLHIASAGGVWSALVFGFAGLGDRNGRLRFDPRLPDGWGAIRFSLAWRGSRMRVELDQESITFTVTEANEPEVRVRVRGERYSVTLDSPVRVPLEGQGPRIDGLLGDRPQTGGRRADGTRITAGVPEPIVLAEDAAAIDHETPPEPEPQPETPELGPHDPGS
- a CDS encoding HAD family hydrolase gives rise to the protein MQTGADLVDWTAYRAALFDLDGVVTPTAEVHMRAWAEMFNAFLTHDAPVLAPTADLTPYTDADYFAHVDGKPRYDGVRDFLASRGIVLPEGSSDDPAEETTVRGLGNRKNEAFNAVLERDGVTAFPGSVLLLDHLRSLGMPLAVVSSSANAPAVLRAAGLADRFATVVDGRVAGELGLPGKPAPDTFTHAAQALGASAPKSVVLEDAVSGVRAGAAGGFGLVIGVDRGAGVEVLREAGAGVVVADLAELVPGRSS
- a CDS encoding hemolysin family protein, with protein sequence MITSLLLLALALLLVLACGVFVAAEFALVTVDRNKVEQAAEAGDPGAQGVRVALRQLSTQLSGAQIGITVTNLGIGFLAEPAIAGLIRDPLSALGTPDSAVSPIAVALGLVISTVLTMLFGELVPKNLAIALPLRTARATQRTMRLFTAVNKIPIRILNGAANALVRRLGIEPQEELRSARSSQELTSLIQRSADEGTLDMETAELMERSVEFGTRTAGEIMTPRVRTRSLEATERASAVIDLARQTGHSRFPVLDADNVVVGTVHVKAAVALPLHERATTRVKHLMVKPTVVPDSLRLDPLLSLLRADGFQMAVVLDEYGGHAGIVTLEDVIEEIVGDISDEHDRTGSRARHRRDGTWVLSGLLRPDEVEDLTGVELPDHEDYDTVAGLVLKVLGRVPVRGDVAEVAVPDHGDTDQARQHLVALTVEHMDGLRIDRLSLRVLQPDADQPDDQPPADERTRRIDARPSGPAGEAGRAAPDRTRAGSERAHASSRPEARS